A window of Phacochoerus africanus isolate WHEZ1 chromosome 11, ROS_Pafr_v1, whole genome shotgun sequence genomic DNA:
AAAAAGCCTTGGAGGAGAGAGTGTCAGGACCCAGAGCTCAGGCCTTGGGAacagccccttccccaggccaCCAGTTAGAAGTTTCCTTGGGCAGGTTTCACCAGGGAAAAGGATCAGATTGCCCTTTAAAATTTGACCTTAGGTCAGGCATTCCTCAGACTGCCCTTCTCCACCAGCCTCACCCCCACCATCCTCACCTCCAAAGGCAGGGCCATCTGGCACCCCAAGCCCCAGGGCCCTGTGCACCCAGCCTCCTCGTCTTGCCTCAGACCTGAACCCCACTGTCTCTGCCCCCAGGAAGCATCTCGATGTGCCCAACTGGAAGGTGAGGGCCGGCTCAGACAAACTGGGCAACTTCCCATCCCTGCCTGTGGCCAAGATCTTCATCACTGAGCCCAACAGCACGTCCCCCAAAGAGAAAGACATTGCCCTGGTGAAGCTGCAGCTCCCGCTCACATTCTCCGGTGAGAGACGGCCTCCCTGCCGTCAGGGAGGGCTCAGGCCCTGGGCACATCCACTTCTCCCCTCAAGTCCTCAGTTTGCCCCCTGTTTCCAGCAAATATGTCAGCCTCACATCACTGAAGGCAGGAAGCCCCTCAAGCTGTCAGCCAACCCCCATCCTGAGGTCTGTTTTCCCCACGTGGAGTCCCTCGGGTGAGAATCACAGATCACCCATTCCTGGAGTTTGTGAGGGAACTGAAAGATGGTCTGACCCATCCTCCACCCCGACCAATGGCAAGAGCCTGCACAGTCTCCCTGCCCAGGGGTCCTggggcccctctgccctcctcaggGGGCAGGGAAATCTTCCGTTAGGGCAGCCCGCAGAATCTCTGCACAGCTCTGCTCGGTAACTCATGCTTATCTTGGGTTGTACTTGGATCAGCACGTCTAATGGTGGGTTGCATAGGACATGGGTTccttggagaaaagagaaagtttgGGAAAGATTTTTATACCATAGCTCTTTCCTTGGAGCGCATTAGTATATCAATGATGagaggtcttttaaaaatttcgAACAGTTCGTTGTGTTCAAGTCATGATTTGATAAACTTATCTGAGCACAGACACTTTTTCTTGTGCCGCTTCTATTAACAACCCCCGGAACGTGTGCTATAGAAACCCTCATAGAGAGCTTAGCTGCCAGGCTCTCCTCAACCTCGggtcccctcttcctctctgctcccgATAGGCACAGTGAGGCCCATCTGCCTGCCCTTCTCTGACGAGGAACTCACTCCAGGCACCCCAGTCTGGGTCATCGGCTGGGGCTTTACGGAACCTAATGGAGGTAAGTCCCAGGCTCAGGACCACAGCACTGAGTGAGCAGCTCCCAGAGGTGATGGGAAGGAGGGCCGTCCTTCAGAAAAACCCATCCTGGAGGTGCAAGCACCCAGGTGCCAGGCAACCCGGAGAattttcctgggctgggggcagagggcaagAATGGGAGTGTGAGTGTGTTTTCACCCTCCAGGGAAGATGTCTGATCATCTGCTGCAGGCGTCCGTCCAGGTCATTAACCGCACTCGGTGCAACGCGGAGGATGCGTACCAGGGGGAAGTCACCGAGAAGATGCTGTGTGCAGGCCTCCTGGAGGGCGGTGTGGACACCTGCCAGGTAGGGCCTCCAAGGATCGTGAGGGAATTACAGAGAGAGGGCTGTCTGCCCTGAAGAGAGGAGAGAGTTCAGGGGCCAAATGCCCCACAGGAAGTCTTCCTGCATCTGGTGGGCACTCAGTGTgtgatggagggaggaagggagaggaaaggaaggaaggacactAGTCAGATAAAGATCTaagaatggatggatgatggatgcctggatggatagatagaaagatagacagagagacagacagacagatagatgcaGGAACATTTCACACATAAACGTGATggttccccccacacacacaccttgctCTTACTTCCATCATCTGCAGCAGTGTGAGCCCACAAAGGGGAGGAACCCCAGGTCTGTTTTCTCCATAACAGTCCTAAGCTGCTGAACTAAACTAGAGAAAACCCATCTCCCACAGGCCGATCCCTGGTGCACCACCCCTCACGCCATCCCCAGTGGCTAAACATTGAAAATATTctcacacccccctcccccagaggatCCCCTGAACCATTTCCATGAAAACCACAAAccctactcccacccccacccccatctgccGTCATCAAATTCCTTTACCTAGGAGGCATCTGCTGATGACTTGATCTCTGATGTCAGGTAAATGCTGGATTTGGGGGACAGTATCTTCCCTCAGGGAGCTCACGGTAGTGAGGGTGGGgttgcaaacaaaacaaacaggcaGTTCCGCTATAGTGTTATTAGGTTCTGAGGGCAGGAGCCCCAGGGGCTGTAATTGTTGGTAAGAAGGACACCCAAACACGCACGCTCTTCACTGTctgacgtcttttttttttttttaatttgtttggttgtttactcgtctcctctcccccactgtactttctctctcactcactctccctctctgtctctccccctaCTCCTGCCCCATTTGattctaagctttttttttttttttttttcattgattcccGCTTGTCTAGAACAGAGGCTGGCATGATACAGGCCCTCCTGAAATGGGACTTACGATACATTTGGGACCTATTAGGTTAAGCAAAGACAAGCAGGCTTCCTTAGTGCAGGACGCTGTACAGCCCTCACTGCTAGCGTGAGCTGTGGATTTCTGGCAGAGGGTTAACTGCATGCCCACAACATACTTAACCACAGGCAGAACCCTTTGGACCCAGAAGGGAAGGATGTTCCAGGCGGCAGGGAACAGCATAAGCAGAGGAGTGAGGGTAGAGCAGCAGAGAGTGATGGAGAGCAAGGAACAGATGGGCctgtgcagggaggggagggaagaaaagcgCCCCCCTCCACCACACTTCTGTCCACCCTCCCCAGCAGCCCCTGCTCTGGCCTCCCACAGGGTGACAGTGGTGGGCCTCTGATGTATCACTCTGGCCGGTGGCAAGCAGTGGGCATCGTGAGCTGGGGCTATGGCTGTGGGGGGCCGAGTACCCCTGGAGTATACACCAAGGTCACAGCCTACCTCGACTGGATCTACAATGTTCGGAAGGTGAGCCTGTTTGCCCTCCCTGCTGTGCCCTCCCTCTGTTCCGCTCCCCTGAGGGTACCAAAGCATCCTTAGGTTTTATTTAACTGGCTCTGAGATACCCCTTTCCGTCCCAAATAATCTTCCCTCCCAGCAAGTGATAACCTGAGCTGAAATTCCTTAAATCAGAGATTCACGTTAAATGCAAATACCTTCTGGCATGGAACACCCCCAGCTTTACCGCGCTCTCTTCTCTGGCACTTTCCTGGAGTTTCCCcatggctccgcaggttaaggatctggcattgtcactgctgtggctcaggtcactactggcATACCccttcgatccccggcccaggaatttccacatgctgcaggcacggccggAAAAAAAGGACACTTTCCAGAGAGCATATTCTGATAAGAAGGAAGATAGAAAGGCTTACGAGGTTTTCTGGCAGCAAAGAGACAGCAAAGAGCTTCAGAAAAGGAAGATTAATTTTACACGCCACCATTCTGTCCCATTTCAAGTCATCCGATTTCTTTGTTGGTCTCTTTGATTCTAGTCTGATCCATGATGCTGCTGCCCACCTGCAGTGCCGGAAACTgcttccctcctgccctgcccgccTGGGGATCCACCAGAAGTCAGGCACAGAGCAAGAGCCCCCTTGGGCCCATCTCCCTGCCTGCAATCTCGGCATTCCTTGGCACAGCAAAGGACCTCCACTCCTGCAAGAGACCCCACAGCCCACAGGCACCCAGGAGAAAGTCAGCAGCCCCAGCTTAGATACCCTGATGCTTCCAGCATCCCAAGGAAGGAGAGACACAGCCCACAAGCCAGCCTCCAGGCCAAGGTCTCGGAAGACATTGCTAGGCCAAGAAGGAAATTTCTACTGAAGAAAAGAATGGACATAGATGCTCTTCTCAGAGCCCAGATCACCACGAGCTAgagtggagggaggaaagggtgTGTGCCAGCCCTCTCCTTCCCTACCCATCCCCAAGCCCACCCAAACGAGGAAGCAGTTAGAATGTAAAATGCACTGTCCTGCTGTTTGCACTATCGTTTCTTACTATTGTTATTACTGCTACCTCTATGGCCACTGTTTATTATACTGGTGGGTAAGCTCCTTGAGGCTGCATGGTGAGAGCTGAGCTCAAACTGTTGATGCATGATCTGTACTTTGGCCTGGGTAGGAAAAGGTCTTGGGGAGATGATTAACACTCAAagcagaagaagaggaaaaatggagACCAGATCTGATGGGTAGAAGCAACAGTGACCAGCCGACTGGTAAAGCCAGCGTCAGTCAGTAAGTCTCCTTTCCACACACGTCTCATCCCActgtccttctctccttcctccctgccgtGATATACCCTCAACTTGGGAGGAAGAGAATTTGGACCTTCAAGGCTGACATTACATCCTGGCTCCCCAAGTGGCTAGAAGGAGGTATTGCACCTCTAAGTCACAACCTGGAAAGCCCTGGCTGTGGTTTTTATCtttcgttttttaaaaaagtcatttatgGGGTTCCTTAGTAGCCCAgtggttaagtattcagcattgtcactgctgtggcttgggttcaatccctggcctgggaacttccacatgcagccaaaattaaataaataaaaaccaaaaataaaaacaaataaacaggagttcccgttgtggcacagtggttaacgaatccgactaggaaccatgaggttgcaggttcgatccctgcccttgctcagtgggttaacgatccggtgttgcggtgagctgtggtgtaggtcgcagatgcggctcgaatcccgagttgctgtggttctggcgtaggctggcagctacggctccgattcaacccctaggctgggaacctccatatgccgcgggagtggcccaagaaatggcaaaaaataaaataaaaataaaaataaaataaacaaaatatttatcatctgCCAGGTATGAGATAGTCTCCAAGCTGGGTTCTGAGGatataaacatgaataaattCCTACACTCAAAATGGCCAGAGAAGTTAGCCCAGTTGGTAGCTTGATGAAGGCCCAGGTATTCTGGAGACCCTCTTACTACAGCTGGGTCAAATCCTGGATAAAATAGActtgttagggagttcccattgtggcacagcagaaactaatctgactagtatccatgaggatgcgagtttgatccctggcctcgctcagtggtcaaggatccggtgttgctgtgagttgtggttgtaggtggcagacacagcttggcttctgagttgctgtggctgtggtataggccagcagctgcagctccaattgggcccctagcctgggaatctccatatgccgcacatgcagccctaaaaagaaaaaaaaaaaaaaagacttgttaaTGGTGTATTAGGTTCTTAGTAAATAATATAAAtcctcaaaggcaaaaaaaaaaatcaaaatacaataaaactgtCAGAATCATGAGCTGAAACTAAGGTGGAGATCTGGGAGCAGCTAACTATAATCTTGGGGTCCCCTAGGGACAAAGACTTACATGAAGGCTGAGATCAGAACTAAACCCAGACTCACTGCAGGTAGGGAAGCTGAACCTGGGACTCTCACATGCACCAGAGACAATCAAAGGAGGCATATGTGGTCCCAGATGGCAGATCAAATGCAGGAGGAAAACATCCCAAATTTAGAGCCTCGGGATACCCCAAGATCCTCCAAAAAGAAGCTCACAATCAAAGATCAGTCAagattttaaacaagaaaaaccaCCGTATGCCGCATATGAAAAtcatcaaaaccagaaaatagaACCTCAAGGATTtcagatgttagaattatcagGTAATTACAATAATAGCTAATAAAGTATTTCTATGTCCTGGGCACTATTCTAAGTACTTCATCATTCCCCAGCGCAGGAGCTTTCTTCTGACACAGGCAcagccccctccaaaaaaaaaaaaaaatgcttcatcaGGTACTGATTCATTTAATAATCACTCAAACCTATGAAATAGGTACTgttcttatctccattttatggctAAGAAGACTAAGTCACGATGAGGTTAACCatcttgcccaaggttacataCTCATAAGTTGAACATGACCATTCTGACTTCAGGGTTCATGCCATAAACTATCACAATAATGATATACTGTGAAATATATCCAATATGAAATgtttacattaattaaaaatgactattttcccatattttaaaaattatttttaaccgTGGTAAAAAtccatataacataaaatttatcatcctaACCACTGTTAAGTATACACTTTAATGGTATGGGGAACGTTCACATTGTTGGGCAAACATCACCAccattcatctccagaacttttttcacCTTGCAAAACTAACACTCTGTACCTAGTAAAGAAtcattccccaccccacctcccccaccccccgtgcccagcttccccctccccccagcctctggcagccaccattctactttcgGTTTCTATGACCCTGACCTCACATGACTCAAGatatctcatataaatggaattatatggCATTTgcccttttgtgcctggcttatttcccttagcaaaGTGCCttcaagattcatctatgttgtagcatgtgtcagaatttccttcctttttaaagatgaatgaTATCTCACTgtttataccacattttttttggtctactGTCAAAAATTGagctgcttccaccttttggcaattgtgaataatgaacatgagtgtacaaaaccttgctttcaattcttttgagtatatgcccagaagtgaaaTTTATGGATTATacgataattctatttttaattttttattgtttcccatAACAGCTGCATCATTGACATTCTGATCAACAGTGaataagggttccaatttcttcacattctcaccaacacttgacATGTTCTGATAAAAAGTGTTTTAATAATCAAACAAAAATGACAGGCAGATTTGAAGAAGAACCAACCAAATAGAGCTCTTAGAGATAAAAAGTGTCCTGGAAGGAACTAAGCTTCTAAGTTTCTGGGCTCCCCTTGGACCACCCACTGCCTGGCCTAAAGGGGGGCCCTAGGCCTTGTTGGAGCAGCCACATTATGACTTCATGGGCATGGCATCTGCATGCCCAGAGGACACTGAAGGGAgttagaggaggaggaggctgagtcCAAGGGCATCTTAGAGCTGCTgcaccttccctgcctccctccccacctccctccccagatGCCTCATTGggtgagaaaaataaactttaacttgtctaaacacagagaaaaggaaaagaaaaaaacaagtataattattaaaaaaactgaaggtTTGGGGTAAATAGCATTTAAGACACAGATTGAGAGAATTCATGAACTGGAAGATAGATTGAAGAAGGTACTAAGtttgcaggaattcctgttgtggctcagcaggttaagaacctgactagtatccttaaggatgcaggttcaatccctagcctcactcagtgggttaaggatctggcattgccacaagctgtggtataggttacagatatggctctgctctggtattgctgtggcataagcctgcagctacagctccaattctacccttagcccaggaacttccttatgccgcaggtacagccctaaaaacaaacaaacaaaaaagaagttactAAGTTTGTAGcagcaagaaaattttaaaatagaaaacaaggcTATGAACAAGAGAGCCTGGAAAGATAAGGTCTAATACATCCAGCTAGAgactccagagagagagagaatggaaagaatgaaagagaagcaaTATCCAAAAACTTAACAGCTGAGACTATCCAGaactgattaaaattaaaaattctttgggaAAGAGCACACTTTATTGGGAAGAGAGTGCTCATGTGACCAGCATAAAGGCTGCCCGAGGCATCCTACAAGTCACGCTCACAAGGTACACAGGACATTTTGTTCATAAAGATCCACTGGAACATAGACTCCTCTGGGCAACTTCCCTGACCTCACCCCTCTGAGGGGTCACAACATTCTCACCGTTTTCTGGAAGGCAGCTGTGGTCTGCTAGAGATATGCCGTATGCCACCATAGTTTATATTTATACAACCAAGGAGGAAACATTAAAGTAAATCTTCACTCCTAGGCCAGTAGAGTGAATCTGCATAATAGCAAAGAAGAAGAGAAACACTTTAAAGCAGGTAAAGAGAGAAGCCAGATCCCCTATAGTATCACAAATGTACCACAATTAGATGAACAGCAGACTTCCTCACAGCGACAAAGGCACAGGAAGACCGTGGAATTGTATTTCAGTGTGCCAAGAGATAACAGTCAATCCAAAAATTGTGAACCCTACAAAACtatcattttaaggaaaaaggcATTTTTAGGAAAACAAACTCTGAGAGTTTACTACCAACAGATCTTCTCTAAAGAAACGTATAAAGTATATACTTTAGAGAGCAGGAAAATGATACTGAAAAGAACTGAGATGCAAGAAAGACTAGCAAAGGATgcaattggttaaaaaaaaaagtagatgaatCTAAAACTTTGTTAACAAGAAATAACAATAACATCTATTTTgtggcttaatttttttccttttttttttttctttttagggccgcacccatggcatatggaggttcccaggctagggtctaatcggagctatagctgccggcctacaccacagccacagcaactcagaatccaagccatgtctgtgactacaccatagctcacggcaacgccggatctttaccccatggagcgaggccagggatccaactcgcaacttcatggttactagtgggatttgtttccactgagccactatgggaactcctattttgtggcttaatttaaaaagtctaattaaaatacagaatagaaacagcGTGTAAGTCAGGAGGGGTTAGTTGAAGCTAAAGTATTCCAAAGTTCTTAACGTTTTCAAgagggagttttttgttttttgttttttttttttttgtctttttgctatttcttgggctgctcctatggcatatggagtttcccaggctaggggtctaatgggagctgtagccaccagcctacgccagagccacagcaacgcgggatccgagccgcgtctgcaacctacacacagctcacagcaatgtcgggtccttaacccactgagcaagaccagggaccgaacccgcaacctcatggttcctagtcggattcgttaaccactgcgccatgacgggaactcccaagagggaGTTTTTAATATTAAGTTATATTACATAAAGTATATGtatgatattcttttttctttggagtgctttatttttatctttttttcccaatcAACAGTTGCACCGCTTTTATTGGCAATCAGTACTCTGACAGGAACACTGATGGCCAGAGGCCTGGCAGTGGTTTGGAGGGGTTGGCTCTTAGACAGTGAGTGAGCAGGCTGATGTGAGGAGGATGGGCAGAAGAGGAGGCTAAGGAGAGCCAAGGCCTGTGGGCCTGCCAGGTCAGGAACCTGGAGAGTGGAGTGGGACCAGAGGGACTGCCTCAGCATCCGTCCTCTTCCCAGGTCCCTGAGTCTCAGGCCATCATGGCCTCAGTAGTGACTCAGATCTCCCAATGTTCAGCAGCCAGGTGATGTTTCCAGAATGACTCCTGTTCTCTCTCTTGTGTTGGGTAAGTTCATTAGCATGTGCTCACCACCTCCTGAGATGGAGCCCATGCAGGTCGGGAGACTTGAATTCACTGCGGAGAATCAGCTGCTCTTACACATCCCTCTCCCATCTTGGATGCTGGTGTATGTACTGTATTCTAAGTGGCCAAAAGAATAACCatcaaaagaatggaaataacatGCTTAACTTCAAAACAATAAGAACAAGAAATAgactaagaaaaaacaaacaaaatatccaaCAACctcaaaagaaggaagaggaagagagctaaaagagaagaaagcataGAAAGTGGACCAAATAGAATGCAAAAATAggatgcttaaaataaaaatatcgtAATCGCAATAAATGTTAAATTCACCAAGCAGTACTTAGAGAGAGGTACAAtggattaaaaatgtaaaatcaggCTACATGTTATTTATAACAGACCCACCCAGAATATTACATTATAAACCATTAaagcaaaaaagatgaaaaaagatataGAAACTTGGACAGATTTAAGCTGGGGAtctgatactttttaaaacaggGATTTAGgacaaaaaggagaaactgacttTAGGATAAAAAGAGTCACTACA
This region includes:
- the TMPRSS4 gene encoding transmembrane protease serine 4 isoform X6 — encoded protein: MSSSVSRNSPMGLQWQVLHPATQTWASACFDNFTEALAKTACGQMGYDSKPTFRAVRIGPDQDLDVVKITENDQELRVQNPSGPCLSGSLVSLHCLACGESLKAPRVVGGEKASVDSWPWQVSIQYNKQHICGGSILDPHWILTAAHCFWKHLDVPNWKVRAGSDKLGNFPSLPVAKIFITEPNSTSPKEKDIALVKLQLPLTFSGTVRPICLPFSDEELTPGTPVWVIGWGFTEPNGGKMSDHLLQASVQVINRTRCNAEDAYQGEVTEKMLCAGLLEGGVDTCQGDSGGPLMYHSGRWQAVGIVSWGYGCGGPSTPGVYTKVTAYLDWIYNVRKSDP